The DNA window TATCCGGGGCGCGGGATCGCGGTCGTTATGTGGGTGCGGTGGCGTTGCGCGCTGTGGCATGTCGGGCAGACATCGGCTAGCAGACAGCGATGCTGGGTGCAGGCGAACGCCCAGCCGAGTCGCCAGGCCAGCTGCCAGCGCCCACCGGTGTCAGCCAGGCAGTGCGGGCAGTAGCGCGACCCGCGGGCTCGACCCCACGGAAAGGTGCGCAGGAACCGGCCGGTCGCCAGGTCGATTCCCACCGCCCTGTTCGCGTAGTGCGACAACGTCATCGCGTGTACGGCGGCGGGTGTAGCACCGGCCGCTGCGCCGAGGGCAGCTGCTTCGGCGTCGGCCAGCTGGACAATCCAGGTGTTGGATCTGTTGTCCGGTGAGGTGAGAGCCACCGCGGTCAGCAGGTCGCCCCACGCGGTGTCGGATCGGTGGGCGGTCGCTTCAAGCCAGGAGTCAATCGATTCCCCCGAAAGCGGCGCGACCCGGATCGGAAGCGTTCGAACGGTCTTCATCCGGCCTTGCCGACCGCGGTGCTCAACCGTCGCGCATCGAATGCTGCCGCCAACTCCTGGCGGGCCTTCTCCGAGGCAGCGTCGTTCTTGACGCGGTCCAGTAGCTCGCTGTCGAGGCGTTCGGCGCCGGTGCGGATGGCGCGTTGGCAGCCGCGGTTGATCAACGTCATCAGCGAGCCGATATGCCCGGTACTTCGCACGAAGAGATAATCGGTCAGTTCGTTGGCCAGCATGCCGGGATGCTTGTCGGCCAACACAATACGTTTCTCCAGGGCCAGGAGCAGTTGGCGCCATTCGCGGCGGCCGTCGTCGGTGTCGACGGCGAACGGGCGCATGCCGAGTTGGGTGGTGCGCCGCCCGGTCTGGGCGATGACCGCGTCTTCATAGGTGCAGCCCTCGGAGAACAGCCCTCGCGCGGCCAGCCCGACGCCGACGAACAGCAACGTGACCGGGAACTCGTTGGCGATGTATTTGAAGTGGTTGCTGATCTCCACACCGCTGGTGTTGCGCCATCGCAGGAAGTGCAGATCATCGACGATCAGCAATCGGGTCTCACACGCCAGGACGCAGTCGAGTGCCCGGTGTGCGAACTGGGCGGCGTTGCCGCGCGAAACACCCGGATGAGCGAAGAACGACAGCATCGCCCGGTTGAAGTCAAGCATCCCGGTGTTGCCGGTGAGGCCCACCCGACAGACCGGCCAACGCTCATGCCCCTCGCGGGTCTGAGATCCGTCGGCGGCGATCTCGCGGCGGTGATACTCCCGCGCGAACGCCAGCACCGAGGTGGTTTTGCCCAGCCCCGGAAACGCGTCGATCGCCACCGCGCCTTTGGCCTTATCGCCGTCCTGCAGGTTGCTGTCGACGATGTCCCACAGGTCCTCATGAAGCGCGGCCAATTGCGGGGTCTTGATGGTGCCCAGGTTGGCGTGCCACTCCCGGCGTTGCCGGTTGTAATCCTCGTAGGCACAGTCGCTAAGCGCCCCGAGTTCGGGGCGGGTCAACGGTTCCGGTGGAATTCGGGCCGGTGTGTTGACGAATTGCTGCCAGCCCTCCTTGCGGGCCAATGTCAGATTGTCCAACCGATGCGGTTTGTCCGCAGTATCTGGTTCTCGCCCGGTCACGCGTCCTCCAGGGCATCGGCGTAGAAGTCGTCCTCGTCGGATGCGTCGAGTTCGTCGTCCGTGTCGTCGTCGCCGACCTCGGGCTCGGCGACCTCGATGGGTGCGGTGGCGTCGACGGCCGGTGAAGCCGTCATTGCCAACACCCGTGCCACGGAAGGCAGGGCGGCTACCTCGTTTTCGGGTTCAGCGGCGTCGAGGAGCGACGCTTCCCGTGAGAGGCGCAGCGCGATCCGTCTTTCGGCCACTGAAGAACCCAGTCCCAGGTTCCAGCGCTCCAGCAGATCAGCGACCGCCAGACGGTCGTCAGGATAGGTGTACTTCGACGCCGCGAGCTTGCGGGCGAACTGGAGAGCGTCCTCGCTCAGCGGCATGTCCATCGACGCGGCGTGCTCCCACATCAACGTGTGCCACGTGCGGCTCTCCGGATCGCGGAAGTAGATGCGGGTCACGTCGTCGGGGTCATGATGAATGGGCCAGCGGCCCTTGGCCTTCCCGGTATACGGGCTCGTCATATTGCGGTACGGGTTCAACGCGGCCCCGTTGTAGCGGCGGCCTCCGAAATCAACCCCGTAGTGCTGGATCTTGCGCCACTCGGTCTTCAAGAACTCATACACCAGGTCGGGGTCACGCGGTGCCTCGATGAACCCAGCCCGGGCCATACCGTGCTCGAACATCAGCGCCGGCGACATCCGCAGACCGGGCACATGCGGATCCACCAAACCGTCGTGGGGCCGGTGGTGATAGACCACCGCCACCCACTCCCGAATGATCGCCTCCAGTTCGTCAAGGTAGAAGAACGCCTCCGACTCCGGGTCCACCCCTCGCGAATGCACGTCAGGGCCTTTGTAACCCGGCAGTGCCTGCAGCAAGTCCTCCCGAATGGTCCGGAAGAACCGCTCCACCGGTCCCTTATCGCGGCCGGTGCGCAACCTAGCTGGCTGGATCGACACCCCCATCCGCTGACACACACTCGTCAGATGCTCGGAAACATAGATCTTGCCATGATCGACCACTATCGTCTCCGGCACGATCGCCGGCCCAGAAGCACCCCCACCGGTAAGTGGGCCGTCGACCGCGTCGACGTCAACGAGGACCGAGCGTGGGATTCCATGCTCAGGCCACACCGCGTGCGTGGGCCAATCGCGTCCAGGCGGTCGCGGACGATACACCTGATACAACACTGCGGCAGCGTCCACCGATTTCGTCGACACGGGCGTCACACGGATCCCGGTGACACACCGCGTGTACCAATCCATTCCGACCGTCAACTCCGCTTGGACCCAGCGCAACGTCACGGGATCCAACGCGAACACATCCAACCGAGTGGTATCCATCAGCAGGTACTCACCGGGCCGAGTCGGGCGCAGCTTCCCATAGGCATCGCTTGGACGATCGGCGATATCGCGGTTCCGCTTGGTACTCAACCGAAACGTCGGGTGGCGCTTCTCCAACTCGGCAAGTACCCGGTGTGCCGTTGCACGCGACGGCAGCTTCACGACACCGTCGCCGAACCTCGCCACCACCCTTGCGTTCGTCCGGTCGATCACCATCGTCTGCGACGGCCGCGATTGATCCGTGTGCTCGACCATCACCTCAAGCCCGGTTTCAATCCACCTGTTATCCACAGTGCCGAGCGGCTTCTGTCGGCTCATCTGGCTTCGAGCCAGGCCGGCTTCGCCGTGCCGACGAAAATCCGAGACCCACTGCTTGACAGTGCGCACGCTCAGGCCAAGTTCAGATGCCTTCGCGGCGTACCGGCTAGTGAGCGGAAGGTGCGGGTCGTATTGCGGTCGCGGCTCGCCCGCCGTAGCCATCTCTGCGACACCAGATCGATAGCCAGTCAATGCCTCTCGTATGTGGGCGGCACGTTCAGTGAGGTCCTTCCTCTCTGACTCGGTCATCGCCGATAGGACGACGCCGGCCAGTTCTTCCGCATCGTGGGCTCGCGGGCCGGAGTCGTCAACCACGACGCGCGCGCGGTCCCTGGCAAGAAGGTCGCGCAGCGCCACCCGCACTGCGCCGCCTTCCCCTGAACCAGCGCGAAGGACGACATCGGTGCCGGTGGCGGCTGAATGCATCTCCACCACCTGCATCAGTTCGCCGTCGTAGATGAACCGTGTTCCGATAGCGACGCGGACAAGACCACCACTCACGATCGGGACCCCTTTTTGAGGATGCTCGTCTGGCGCAGCGGCCGCGCCATTTCGATGGCAAGGTAGTCGCTCCATACCAGATGCAGTATCGCCGACCGCACAACCGGCTTCGACCAACCGGCATAACTGGTACATGCCTCACCCAGCGTTCGCCCCGGCAGATCGTCTCGACGCCTCAACTCATCCAACAGAGTTGGGCTGAAACACCTTTCATTTCGGAAGCCAGCGAGAAAGCGGATGCTCGCGAGCTCCGGCTCAGGCGGCTCACTCCACAATTCGTAGCGCCAGCCCCGCTGCTCGACCAGTCGCCTTGTCCAATCGAGGGTGAAACTGATCTTGGGGTTGGCCAAGCGCGCGTGGGGCTTGACGTCGACGACTATCGGGCCGTCATCAGTCAGGAGCAGGTAGTCCGGCACGTGTTTGCGTGCCTGACGGTTCACCGTTGCGCGAAGAAGGAAAGGTTGTGCGACGATTCGGCGGACC is part of the Mycolicibacterium tusciae JS617 genome and encodes:
- a CDS encoding ATP-binding protein; translation: MTGREPDTADKPHRLDNLTLARKEGWQQFVNTPARIPPEPLTRPELGALSDCAYEDYNRQRREWHANLGTIKTPQLAALHEDLWDIVDSNLQDGDKAKGAVAIDAFPGLGKTTSVLAFAREYHRREIAADGSQTREGHERWPVCRVGLTGNTGMLDFNRAMLSFFAHPGVSRGNAAQFAHRALDCVLACETRLLIVDDLHFLRWRNTSGVEISNHFKYIANEFPVTLLFVGVGLAARGLFSEGCTYEDAVIAQTGRRTTQLGMRPFAVDTDDGRREWRQLLLALEKRIVLADKHPGMLANELTDYLFVRSTGHIGSLMTLINRGCQRAIRTGAERLDSELLDRVKNDAASEKARQELAAAFDARRLSTAVGKAG
- a CDS encoding helix-turn-helix domain-containing protein; the protein is MSGGLVRVAIGTRFIYDGELMQVVEMHSAATGTDVVLRAGSGEGGAVRVALRDLLARDRARVVVDDSGPRAHDAEELAGVVLSAMTESERKDLTERAAHIREALTGYRSGVAEMATAGEPRPQYDPHLPLTSRYAAKASELGLSVRTVKQWVSDFRRHGEAGLARSQMSRQKPLGTVDNRWIETGLEVMVEHTDQSRPSQTMVIDRTNARVVARFGDGVVKLPSRATAHRVLAELEKRHPTFRLSTKRNRDIADRPSDAYGKLRPTRPGEYLLMDTTRLDVFALDPVTLRWVQAELTVGMDWYTRCVTGIRVTPVSTKSVDAAAVLYQVYRPRPPGRDWPTHAVWPEHGIPRSVLVDVDAVDGPLTGGGASGPAIVPETIVVDHGKIYVSEHLTSVCQRMGVSIQPARLRTGRDKGPVERFFRTIREDLLQALPGYKGPDVHSRGVDPESEAFFYLDELEAIIREWVAVVYHHRPHDGLVDPHVPGLRMSPALMFEHGMARAGFIEAPRDPDLVYEFLKTEWRKIQHYGVDFGGRRYNGAALNPYRNMTSPYTGKAKGRWPIHHDPDDVTRIYFRDPESRTWHTLMWEHAASMDMPLSEDALQFARKLAASKYTYPDDRLAVADLLERWNLGLGSSVAERRIALRLSREASLLDAAEPENEVAALPSVARVLAMTASPAVDATAPIEVAEPEVGDDDTDDELDASDEDDFYADALEDA
- a CDS encoding TnsA-like heteromeric transposase endonuclease subunit translates to MAEMVQPGCATVSVRSQDSFEENSTEWGRAPLDAFAGAAPWRTFRWYRGQKHYSGTYWSSTEQRHVIYESRLELTRLLFADFDVKVRRIVAQPFLLRATVNRQARKHVPDYLLLTDDGPIVVDVKPHARLANPKISFTLDWTRRLVEQRGWRYELWSEPPEPELASIRFLAGFRNERCFSPTLLDELRRRDDLPGRTLGEACTSYAGWSKPVVRSAILHLVWSDYLAIEMARPLRQTSILKKGSRS